A portion of the Papilio machaon chromosome Z, ilPapMach1.1, whole genome shotgun sequence genome contains these proteins:
- the LOC106717010 gene encoding uncharacterized protein LOC106717010, producing the protein MDRFDLEKSSKFTRGEKCIFIHLILTFVLIILSIIIYFVHLCLINHPGNSYLNTRRSVPLHDGFKEIVIPDYLPIGVLYLNTNPIRVICNTILFREKWSIAPAHCVIIRNDPSLVQLLPKWEIKFKTADLKFRVTKIRRSIAHPHFNRDDFRNNIGLLEHIVSVPIHQYITFNRSVNLYDYVGFSDRRLRMGSWNEVSIDEKADRTIEITI; encoded by the exons ATGGACCGGTTCGACCTTGAGAAGTCTTCCAAATTTACAAGAGGcgaaaaatgcatttttattcatttaatactgacatttgttttaataattttatcgatCATCATATACTTCGTGCATCTATGCTTAATCAATCATCCAGGTAACAGTTACCTAAACACAAGACGTTCAGTACCATTACACGATGGATTTAAAg AAATTGTTATACCGGATTATTTGCCAATAGGCGTTctctatttaaatactaatccTATCAGAGTTATCTGCAATACTATACTTTTCCGAGAGAAATGGTCAATAGCTCCTGCTCATTGTGTAATTATTAGAAATGATCCCTCGTTGGTGCAATTGCTTCCAAAATGggagattaaatttaaaacggcggatttaaaatttagag ttaCTAAAATAAGGAGAAGTATTGCTCATCCTCACTTTAATCGAGACGACTTTCGTAACAATATTGGTCTACTAGAACACATAGTTTCGGTTCCGATCCATCAATATATAA CATTTAATAGATCCGTTAATCTCTACGATTATGTGGGATTTAGTGATAGAAGATTACGTATGGGGTCTTGGAACGAAGTTAGCATTGATGAAAAAG CCGATAGAACAatagaaattacaatatga
- the LOC106717075 gene encoding pollen-specific leucine-rich repeat extensin-like protein 2 isoform X1 has product MQVTQADSGSRKRPGVNDTSPPNCDKMKKYIRSKIDHNETTSRASPPSPSDPYASSYVIKENVKPEVQPPLPLDPPPPDEPPNMDIELKKEIIDSDYQSPGEESPDALSQDGADLKSNDDDDDDDSDKPKPMCRDFIRGTCTRPGTCKFSHKCDISQLYGVYVFCRNYQNSVCTRPNCKYVHASVFEEQHFYRTGELPAHALAHHKKHILPPPPPPPPPQEAPPNIPPVFKVPPPPIRVRMTRPPPPISCIPTSKLEARPFADIRDSPSTSPLKREWPCINNCSSRDDGPDSESGQKRCRNCKYIELRFLHGRETLVPMNLIRAELMKEKCEKLQKATLEMHNQIDLLNKRREKLYSTLMTLFKPTYQAKPAATSGPISSPNSGERQTWLLEQMSSAINSNLIPGMQDDANRHIINGNPVMSSLVTKLLQVYRQHMLSDPSRKT; this is encoded by the exons ATGCAAGTTACGCAGGCAG attCGGGTTCCCGCAAAAGACCAGGTGTGAACGATACATCACCACCTAATTgtgataaaatgaaaaagtacaTTAGATCTAAGATAGATCATAATGAAACTACTAGCCGTGCATCGCCACCTTCACCATCTGATCCGTATGCATCTAGCTATGTGATAAAGGAAAATGTGAAACCTGAAGTGCAACCTCCATTACCTCTAGATCCACCACCACCTGATGAACCACCAAATATGGATATagaattaaagaaagaaatcaTAGACTCAGATTATCAGAGTCCTGGAGAGGAGTCGCCAGATGCTTTAAGTCAAGATGGAGCTGATTTAAAATCCAatgatgacgatgatgatgatgactctGATAAACCAAAACCAATGTGTAGAGATTTTATCAGAGGCACATGTACACGACCAGGAACATGCAAATTTAGTCATAAATGTGATATATCGCAACTGTATGgtgtttatgtattttgtagAAACTACCAAAATTCTGTATGCACTCGTCCTAATTGCAAATACGTACATGCCTCAGTATTTGAAGAGCAGCACTTTTATAGAACAGGTGAATTGCCTGCGCATGCTTTGGCTCATCATAAGAAACATATACTGCctccaccaccaccaccacctcCACCTCAAG AAGCACCACCAAATATTCCACCAGTATTTAAGGTTCCTCCGCCTCCAATACGTGTGAG aATGACCAGACCCCCTCCCCCCATAAGTTGTATTCCAACAAGCAAATTAGAAGCTCGGCCGTTTGCAGATATAAGAGACAGTCCCAGCACATCGCCATTGAAACGCGAATGGCCGTGTATTAATAATT GTTCGTCCCGAGATGATGGTCCTGATTCAGAAAGTGGTCAAAAAAGATGcagaaattgtaaatatatagaattgag ATTCTTACATGGAAGAGAAACACTGGTTCCGATGAATCTTATAAG AGCAGAGTTAATGAAAGAGAAGTGTGAAAAGTTGCAGAAGGCTACATTAGAAATGCATAACCAAATAGATCTACTAAATAAAAGGCGCGAGAAACTGTATTCGACATTAATGACTTTGTTCAAACCAACG tacCAAGCCAAACCTGCCGCTACCAGTGGACCGATATCGTCGCCGAATTCAGGGGAGAGGCAAACG TGGTTACTGGAGCAGATGAGCAGTGCAATCAATTCCAATCTTATTCCTGGAATGCAGGATGATGCAAATAGG caCATAATTAATGGCAATCCTGTCATGTCAAGCTTAGTAACAAAACTATTGCAAGTTTATAGACAACACATGCTGTCAGATCCTTCTAGAAAAACATAA
- the LOC106717075 gene encoding pollen-specific leucine-rich repeat extensin-like protein 2 isoform X2, translated as MQVTQADSGSRKRPGVNDTSPPNCDKMKKYIRSKIDHNETTSRASPPSPSDPYASSYVIKENVKPEVQPPLPLDPPPPDEPPNMDIELKKEIIDSDYQSPGEESPDALSQDGADLKSNDDDDDDDSDKPKPMCRDFIRGTCTRPGTCKFSHKCDISQLYGVYVFCRNYQNSVCTRPNCKYVHASVFEEQHFYRTGELPAHALAHHKKHILPPPPPPPPPQEAPPNIPPVFKVPPPPIRVRMTRPPPPISCIPTSKLEARPFADIRDSPSTSPLKREWPCINNFPGSSRDDGPDSESGQKRCRNCKYIELRAELMKEKCEKLQKATLEMHNQIDLLNKRREKLYSTLMTLFKPTYQAKPAATSGPISSPNSGERQTWLLEQMSSAINSNLIPGMQDDANRHIINGNPVMSSLVTKLLQVYRQHMLSDPSRKT; from the exons ATGCAAGTTACGCAGGCAG attCGGGTTCCCGCAAAAGACCAGGTGTGAACGATACATCACCACCTAATTgtgataaaatgaaaaagtacaTTAGATCTAAGATAGATCATAATGAAACTACTAGCCGTGCATCGCCACCTTCACCATCTGATCCGTATGCATCTAGCTATGTGATAAAGGAAAATGTGAAACCTGAAGTGCAACCTCCATTACCTCTAGATCCACCACCACCTGATGAACCACCAAATATGGATATagaattaaagaaagaaatcaTAGACTCAGATTATCAGAGTCCTGGAGAGGAGTCGCCAGATGCTTTAAGTCAAGATGGAGCTGATTTAAAATCCAatgatgacgatgatgatgatgactctGATAAACCAAAACCAATGTGTAGAGATTTTATCAGAGGCACATGTACACGACCAGGAACATGCAAATTTAGTCATAAATGTGATATATCGCAACTGTATGgtgtttatgtattttgtagAAACTACCAAAATTCTGTATGCACTCGTCCTAATTGCAAATACGTACATGCCTCAGTATTTGAAGAGCAGCACTTTTATAGAACAGGTGAATTGCCTGCGCATGCTTTGGCTCATCATAAGAAACATATACTGCctccaccaccaccaccacctcCACCTCAAG AAGCACCACCAAATATTCCACCAGTATTTAAGGTTCCTCCGCCTCCAATACGTGTGAG aATGACCAGACCCCCTCCCCCCATAAGTTGTATTCCAACAAGCAAATTAGAAGCTCGGCCGTTTGCAGATATAAGAGACAGTCCCAGCACATCGCCATTGAAACGCGAATGGCCGTGTATTAATAATT TTCCAGGTTCGTCCCGAGATGATGGTCCTGATTCAGAAAGTGGTCAAAAAAGATGcagaaattgtaaatatatagaattgag AGCAGAGTTAATGAAAGAGAAGTGTGAAAAGTTGCAGAAGGCTACATTAGAAATGCATAACCAAATAGATCTACTAAATAAAAGGCGCGAGAAACTGTATTCGACATTAATGACTTTGTTCAAACCAACG tacCAAGCCAAACCTGCCGCTACCAGTGGACCGATATCGTCGCCGAATTCAGGGGAGAGGCAAACG TGGTTACTGGAGCAGATGAGCAGTGCAATCAATTCCAATCTTATTCCTGGAATGCAGGATGATGCAAATAGG caCATAATTAATGGCAATCCTGTCATGTCAAGCTTAGTAACAAAACTATTGCAAGTTTATAGACAACACATGCTGTCAGATCCTTCTAGAAAAACATAA
- the LOC106717076 gene encoding RCC1 domain-containing protein 1, whose amino-acid sequence MTTRYKVSGNNLFGQWFLNEPILEKFQLVSKNHGLDFKLMHMSWSHNVFQSKNAIYVSGAWDNNENVVKRLDLFFGVELKATDLLAAGNDDFFYVVDVKRLTIWIMHHEFDKTFTFHPLDLKFSLGKMEKENNDIEIVKMIVSNKSVYFLTNKGCIFTGIPPIYLDTRHCLGRACDVACGYEHCILLTDFGHVYTWGSGKRFQLGHGDIEDIDKPQEVDALAGIKITKIAAGGYHCLALSEFGDAYTWGWNDEGQLGILDNVEHPSIENPIQYSIPKLIDIYDENGEIVTIDIVDIACGSKHSALKLADNTVWTSGYNKYGQLGLSSKMFPSVKYFRKVYESCVNFKIICGIWCTVIETTSN is encoded by the exons ATGACTACGAGATATAAGGTTTCTGGAAATAACTTATTTGGACAATGGTTTTTAAATGAGCCGATATTGGAAAAGTTTCAATTAGTGTCAAAAAATCACGgcttagattttaaattaatgcatATGTCATGGTCTCACAATGTTTTTCAAAGCAAAAATGCAATATATGTATCCGGAGCCTGGGataacaatgaaaatgttGTGAAAAGACTGGATCTATTTTTCGGTGTTGAATTAAAAGCTACAGACTTATTGGCCGCGGGTAACGACGACTTTTTTTACGTAGTAGATGTTAAAAGATTAACAATATGGATAATGCACCATGAGTTTgataaaacattcacatttcaTCCCCTGGATTTAAAGTTTAGTCTAGGAAAAatggaaaaagaaaacaacgaTATCGAAATTGTTAAGATGATTGTATCAAATAAATCTgtctattttttaacaaataaaggCTGTATTTTTACTGGAATACCACCAATATATTTGGATACAAGGCATTGTTTAGGAAGAGCTTGTGATGTCGCTTGTGGGTATGAGCACTGTATTCTCCTTACTGATTTTGGCCATGTTTATACATGGGGAAGTGGAAA GAGGTTTCAACTAGGTCATGGTGATATTGAAGATATAGACAAGCCTCAAGAAGTAGATGCTTTAGctggaataaaaattacaaagattgCTGCGGGAGGTTATCATTGTTTAGCACTAAGTGAATTTGGAGATGCTTACACTTGGGGTTGGAATGATGAAGGTCAACTTGGTATTTTGGATAATGTTGAACATCCAAGTATTGAAAATCCTATTCAATATTCAATaccaaaattaattgatatctATGATGAAAATGGTGAAATTGTAACCATAGATATTGTTGATATAGCATGTGGGTCAAAGCATTCAGCTTTAAAATTGGCAGATAATACAGTGTGGACGTCTGGTTATAACAAATATGGGCAATTAGGACTATCATCAAAAATGTTTCCgtctgttaaatattttagaaaagtaTATGAATCTTGTGTCAATTTCAAGATTATATGTGGGATATGGTGTACAGTTATCGAAACCACaagtaattag
- the LOC106717323 gene encoding bestrophin-4 isoform X2 has product MTISYAGEVPNGSSFGCFWRILCKWRGSVYKLVWRELVAYLTLYYTINLLYRFALNEHQQRVFEKVRQYFGAQIESIPMSFVLGFYVSLVVKRWWEQYKLLPWPDTLALFISAGIPGADETGRLMRRNIVRYAILAYVITLQRVSLRVKRRFPTWQHVVDSGLMLESERKVFEKMDGKSPMSKYWMPLVWATNIINRARKEGLITSDHIVQTLLVELSDIRRRLGALIGYDTVCVPLVYTQVVTLALYTYFVAALMGRQLLPPAPGSTSKYEPDVYFPVFTALQFCFYVGWLKVAEVLINPFGEDDDDIELNWLIDRHIKAAYMIVDEMHEEHPELLKDQYWEEVVPKDLPYTVASEHYRRHEPPCSADHYKVKAEDAVYANVQIPRKSNEETYADYESVDTPLVERRKNWFQRQISRMESVRSASTAYSSGGLFGRNRHNSVVYSSPEAGQATAAAPPHHKMSLYERLVGRKSVRGQHRQNSKHGQKSNGSAIPITLRNRPRIPTPDVTKEVIDRENRLAVGMQNMGVIMAHQGYQNEVPVLGALVLSPIQELDSGSVNNTLHAGQPGTTALAQAVLSPNLTSTGLAPMLTAAPVVSSVTLSPMGVSQLTLVNGSAPSTPRTERGKGVIGTPLSPRTTVVEVASSDRDSEHSATSTATAPDFTRKPNGSKRGEVYV; this is encoded by the exons AGTATTCGAGAAAGTCCGGCAGTACTTCGGTGCACAAATCGAGTCGATACCGATGTCTTTCGTGCTGGGATTCTACGTAAGTCTGGTTGTGAAGCGATGGTGGGAGCAATACAAACTGCTTCCCTGGCCTGATACCCTTGCCCTCTTCATCTCTGCTGGAATTCCTGGAGCG GATGAAACAGGCAGACTTATGAGGAGAAATATAGTGAGATATGCGATCCTAGCCTATGTAATAACGTTACAAAGAGTGTCTCTTAGAGTCAAACGAAGATTTCCTACGTGGCAACATGTTGTAGATTCTG GTCTGATGCTTGAAAGCGAAAGAAAAGTCTTCGAGAAAATGGACGGCAAGAGTCCAATGTCGAAGTATTGGATGCCACTCGTGTGGGCGACGAATATAATTAACAGAGCTCGTAAGGAGGGCTTGATAACCAGTGATCACATTGTTCAAACTTTGCTTGTGGAACTATCTGATATACGACGGAGATTGGGAGCACTAATAGGATACGATACTGTGTGTGTTCCTCTCGTATATACGCAG GTTGTTACACTGGCTCTGTATACGTACTTTGTGGCCGCTCTAATGGGTCGCCAGCTCCTGCCACCTGCCCCCGGCAGTACCTCCAAGTACGAACCCGATGTCTACTTCCCTGTGTTCACCGCTTTACAG TTTTGCTTCTACGTTGGTTGGCTGAAGGTAGCCGAGGTACTTATAAATCCCTTCGGCGAGGACGACGACGATATCGAGTTGAACTGGCTTATCGACAGGCACATCAAG gcTGCATATATGATAGTGGATGAAATGCATGAAGAACATCCAGAACTTCTTAAAGACCAGTATTGGGAGGAAGTGGTACCTAAGGATTTGCCGTACACCGTCGCCTCAGAACATTACAGACGTCACGAGCCACCTTGTTCCGCTGATCATTACAAAGTCAAAGCTGAAGACGCTGTATACGCTAATGTACAAATACCAAGGAAAAGTAACGAAGAAACATACGCAGATTAC GAAAGTGTTGATACACCGTTAGTTGAACGAAGAAAGAATTGGTTTCAACGGCAAATATCTCGAATGGAATCTGTACGTTCAGCGTCTACCGCGTATTCTTCAGGAGGTCTCTTCGGAAGGAACCGCCACAACTCTGTCGTGTATTCTAGTCCTGAAGCTGGTCAGGCCACAGCTGCGGCGCCGCCACATCACAAGATGTCGCTCTACGAAAGATTAGTTGGACGGAAATCGGTTCGTGGCCAACATAGGCAGAACTCCAAACATG GACAAAAAAGCAATGGATCCGCGATACCAATAACACTCCGCAACCGACCTCGAATCCCCACACCTGATGTCACCAAAGAGGTTATAGACCGTGAAAACAGGCTCGCCGTCGGCATGCAGAATATGGGTGTTATAATGGCTCATCAGGGATATCAAAACGAAGTGCCTGTACTCGGTGCATTGGTTCTTTCACCTATACAAGAATTAGATAGCGGCTCAGTTAATAACACGCTACATGCAGGTCAGCCGGGGACAACAGCACTCGCTCAAGCGGTGCTCTCTCCTAACCTCACATCAACAGGTCTAGCACCAATGTTGACGGCGGCTCCGGTCGTCTCGTCTGTCACTTTATCACCAATGGGAGTATCTCAGTTGACTCTAGTGAATGGGTCAGCGCCTTCTACTCCTCGCACGGAGCGAGGTAAAGGCGTAATCGGAACCCCCTTATCTCCTCGTACCACAGTAGTGGAAGTAGCATCGTCAGATCGCGACAGTGAACACAGCGCCACCAGCACTGCGACCGCCCCAGACTTCACAAGGAAACCGAACGGCTCCAAAAGAGGCGAAGTATACGTTTAA
- the LOC106717323 gene encoding bestrophin-4 isoform X1 yields MTISYAGEVPNGSSFGCFWRILCKWRGSVYKLVWRELVAYLTLYYTINLLYRFALNEHQQRVFEKVRQYFGAQIESIPMSFVLGFYVSLVVKRWWEQYKLLPWPDTLALFISAGIPGAVSKDETGRLMRRNIVRYAILAYVITLQRVSLRVKRRFPTWQHVVDSGLMLESERKVFEKMDGKSPMSKYWMPLVWATNIINRARKEGLITSDHIVQTLLVELSDIRRRLGALIGYDTVCVPLVYTQVVTLALYTYFVAALMGRQLLPPAPGSTSKYEPDVYFPVFTALQFCFYVGWLKVAEVLINPFGEDDDDIELNWLIDRHIKAAYMIVDEMHEEHPELLKDQYWEEVVPKDLPYTVASEHYRRHEPPCSADHYKVKAEDAVYANVQIPRKSNEETYADYESVDTPLVERRKNWFQRQISRMESVRSASTAYSSGGLFGRNRHNSVVYSSPEAGQATAAAPPHHKMSLYERLVGRKSVRGQHRQNSKHGQKSNGSAIPITLRNRPRIPTPDVTKEVIDRENRLAVGMQNMGVIMAHQGYQNEVPVLGALVLSPIQELDSGSVNNTLHAGQPGTTALAQAVLSPNLTSTGLAPMLTAAPVVSSVTLSPMGVSQLTLVNGSAPSTPRTERGKGVIGTPLSPRTTVVEVASSDRDSEHSATSTATAPDFTRKPNGSKRGEVYV; encoded by the exons AGTATTCGAGAAAGTCCGGCAGTACTTCGGTGCACAAATCGAGTCGATACCGATGTCTTTCGTGCTGGGATTCTACGTAAGTCTGGTTGTGAAGCGATGGTGGGAGCAATACAAACTGCTTCCCTGGCCTGATACCCTTGCCCTCTTCATCTCTGCTGGAATTCCTGGAGCGGTTAGTAAA GATGAAACAGGCAGACTTATGAGGAGAAATATAGTGAGATATGCGATCCTAGCCTATGTAATAACGTTACAAAGAGTGTCTCTTAGAGTCAAACGAAGATTTCCTACGTGGCAACATGTTGTAGATTCTG GTCTGATGCTTGAAAGCGAAAGAAAAGTCTTCGAGAAAATGGACGGCAAGAGTCCAATGTCGAAGTATTGGATGCCACTCGTGTGGGCGACGAATATAATTAACAGAGCTCGTAAGGAGGGCTTGATAACCAGTGATCACATTGTTCAAACTTTGCTTGTGGAACTATCTGATATACGACGGAGATTGGGAGCACTAATAGGATACGATACTGTGTGTGTTCCTCTCGTATATACGCAG GTTGTTACACTGGCTCTGTATACGTACTTTGTGGCCGCTCTAATGGGTCGCCAGCTCCTGCCACCTGCCCCCGGCAGTACCTCCAAGTACGAACCCGATGTCTACTTCCCTGTGTTCACCGCTTTACAG TTTTGCTTCTACGTTGGTTGGCTGAAGGTAGCCGAGGTACTTATAAATCCCTTCGGCGAGGACGACGACGATATCGAGTTGAACTGGCTTATCGACAGGCACATCAAG gcTGCATATATGATAGTGGATGAAATGCATGAAGAACATCCAGAACTTCTTAAAGACCAGTATTGGGAGGAAGTGGTACCTAAGGATTTGCCGTACACCGTCGCCTCAGAACATTACAGACGTCACGAGCCACCTTGTTCCGCTGATCATTACAAAGTCAAAGCTGAAGACGCTGTATACGCTAATGTACAAATACCAAGGAAAAGTAACGAAGAAACATACGCAGATTAC GAAAGTGTTGATACACCGTTAGTTGAACGAAGAAAGAATTGGTTTCAACGGCAAATATCTCGAATGGAATCTGTACGTTCAGCGTCTACCGCGTATTCTTCAGGAGGTCTCTTCGGAAGGAACCGCCACAACTCTGTCGTGTATTCTAGTCCTGAAGCTGGTCAGGCCACAGCTGCGGCGCCGCCACATCACAAGATGTCGCTCTACGAAAGATTAGTTGGACGGAAATCGGTTCGTGGCCAACATAGGCAGAACTCCAAACATG GACAAAAAAGCAATGGATCCGCGATACCAATAACACTCCGCAACCGACCTCGAATCCCCACACCTGATGTCACCAAAGAGGTTATAGACCGTGAAAACAGGCTCGCCGTCGGCATGCAGAATATGGGTGTTATAATGGCTCATCAGGGATATCAAAACGAAGTGCCTGTACTCGGTGCATTGGTTCTTTCACCTATACAAGAATTAGATAGCGGCTCAGTTAATAACACGCTACATGCAGGTCAGCCGGGGACAACAGCACTCGCTCAAGCGGTGCTCTCTCCTAACCTCACATCAACAGGTCTAGCACCAATGTTGACGGCGGCTCCGGTCGTCTCGTCTGTCACTTTATCACCAATGGGAGTATCTCAGTTGACTCTAGTGAATGGGTCAGCGCCTTCTACTCCTCGCACGGAGCGAGGTAAAGGCGTAATCGGAACCCCCTTATCTCCTCGTACCACAGTAGTGGAAGTAGCATCGTCAGATCGCGACAGTGAACACAGCGCCACCAGCACTGCGACCGCCCCAGACTTCACAAGGAAACCGAACGGCTCCAAAAGAGGCGAAGTATACGTTTAA
- the LOC106717323 gene encoding bestrophin-2 isoform X3, producing the protein MRRNIVRYAILAYVITLQRVSLRVKRRFPTWQHVVDSGLMLESERKVFEKMDGKSPMSKYWMPLVWATNIINRARKEGLITSDHIVQTLLVELSDIRRRLGALIGYDTVCVPLVYTQVVTLALYTYFVAALMGRQLLPPAPGSTSKYEPDVYFPVFTALQFCFYVGWLKVAEVLINPFGEDDDDIELNWLIDRHIKAAYMIVDEMHEEHPELLKDQYWEEVVPKDLPYTVASEHYRRHEPPCSADHYKVKAEDAVYANVQIPRKSNEETYADYESVDTPLVERRKNWFQRQISRMESVRSASTAYSSGGLFGRNRHNSVVYSSPEAGQATAAAPPHHKMSLYERLVGRKSVRGQHRQNSKHGQKSNGSAIPITLRNRPRIPTPDVTKEVIDRENRLAVGMQNMGVIMAHQGYQNEVPVLGALVLSPIQELDSGSVNNTLHAGQPGTTALAQAVLSPNLTSTGLAPMLTAAPVVSSVTLSPMGVSQLTLVNGSAPSTPRTERGKGVIGTPLSPRTTVVEVASSDRDSEHSATSTATAPDFTRKPNGSKRGEVYV; encoded by the exons ATGAGGAGAAATATAGTGAGATATGCGATCCTAGCCTATGTAATAACGTTACAAAGAGTGTCTCTTAGAGTCAAACGAAGATTTCCTACGTGGCAACATGTTGTAGATTCTG GTCTGATGCTTGAAAGCGAAAGAAAAGTCTTCGAGAAAATGGACGGCAAGAGTCCAATGTCGAAGTATTGGATGCCACTCGTGTGGGCGACGAATATAATTAACAGAGCTCGTAAGGAGGGCTTGATAACCAGTGATCACATTGTTCAAACTTTGCTTGTGGAACTATCTGATATACGACGGAGATTGGGAGCACTAATAGGATACGATACTGTGTGTGTTCCTCTCGTATATACGCAG GTTGTTACACTGGCTCTGTATACGTACTTTGTGGCCGCTCTAATGGGTCGCCAGCTCCTGCCACCTGCCCCCGGCAGTACCTCCAAGTACGAACCCGATGTCTACTTCCCTGTGTTCACCGCTTTACAG TTTTGCTTCTACGTTGGTTGGCTGAAGGTAGCCGAGGTACTTATAAATCCCTTCGGCGAGGACGACGACGATATCGAGTTGAACTGGCTTATCGACAGGCACATCAAG gcTGCATATATGATAGTGGATGAAATGCATGAAGAACATCCAGAACTTCTTAAAGACCAGTATTGGGAGGAAGTGGTACCTAAGGATTTGCCGTACACCGTCGCCTCAGAACATTACAGACGTCACGAGCCACCTTGTTCCGCTGATCATTACAAAGTCAAAGCTGAAGACGCTGTATACGCTAATGTACAAATACCAAGGAAAAGTAACGAAGAAACATACGCAGATTAC GAAAGTGTTGATACACCGTTAGTTGAACGAAGAAAGAATTGGTTTCAACGGCAAATATCTCGAATGGAATCTGTACGTTCAGCGTCTACCGCGTATTCTTCAGGAGGTCTCTTCGGAAGGAACCGCCACAACTCTGTCGTGTATTCTAGTCCTGAAGCTGGTCAGGCCACAGCTGCGGCGCCGCCACATCACAAGATGTCGCTCTACGAAAGATTAGTTGGACGGAAATCGGTTCGTGGCCAACATAGGCAGAACTCCAAACATG GACAAAAAAGCAATGGATCCGCGATACCAATAACACTCCGCAACCGACCTCGAATCCCCACACCTGATGTCACCAAAGAGGTTATAGACCGTGAAAACAGGCTCGCCGTCGGCATGCAGAATATGGGTGTTATAATGGCTCATCAGGGATATCAAAACGAAGTGCCTGTACTCGGTGCATTGGTTCTTTCACCTATACAAGAATTAGATAGCGGCTCAGTTAATAACACGCTACATGCAGGTCAGCCGGGGACAACAGCACTCGCTCAAGCGGTGCTCTCTCCTAACCTCACATCAACAGGTCTAGCACCAATGTTGACGGCGGCTCCGGTCGTCTCGTCTGTCACTTTATCACCAATGGGAGTATCTCAGTTGACTCTAGTGAATGGGTCAGCGCCTTCTACTCCTCGCACGGAGCGAGGTAAAGGCGTAATCGGAACCCCCTTATCTCCTCGTACCACAGTAGTGGAAGTAGCATCGTCAGATCGCGACAGTGAACACAGCGCCACCAGCACTGCGACCGCCCCAGACTTCACAAGGAAACCGAACGGCTCCAAAAGAGGCGAAGTATACGTTTAA